The following are encoded together in the Bos taurus isolate L1 Dominette 01449 registration number 42190680 breed Hereford chromosome 10, ARS-UCD2.0, whole genome shotgun sequence genome:
- the OR4F14I gene encoding olfactory receptor 4F3/4F16/4F29, whose protein sequence is MLTKLMDGANQSVVSEFVLLGLTNSWEIQLLLFVFSSTFYVASMMGNSLIILTVTCDPHLHSPMYFLLANLSFIDLGVSSVTSPKMIYDLFRKHRVISFRGCIAQIFFIHIVGGVEMMLLIAMAFDRYVAICKPLHYLTIMNPRMCISLLVAAWIIGFLHSMVQLPFVVNLPFCGPNVLDSFYCDLPRLIKLACVDTYQLEFMVMANSGFISIGSIFILIISYIVIILTVQKHSSGSSSKALPTLSAHITAVALFFGPLIFIYTWPFPSTHLDKFLAIFYAVLTPFLNPVIYTFRNQEMKVAMRRVCRQLVSYRKISVVMPVL, encoded by the coding sequence ATGCTAACAAAGCTAATGGATGGAGCAAATCAGTCTGTGGTGTCAGAGTTTGTGCTCCTGGGACTTACCAACTCCTGGGAGATCCAGCTACTTCTGTTTGTGTTCTCATCCACATTTTATGTGGCAAGCATGATGGGAAACTCTCTCATTATTCTCACTGTGACTTGTGACCCTCACTTACACTCTCCCATGTACTTTCTGTTGGCCAACCTCTCCTTCATTGACCTGGGAGTTTCTTCTGTCACTTCTCCCAAGATGATTTATGACCTTTTCAGAAAGCATAGAGTCATCTCCTTTAGAGGCTGCATCGCTCAAATCTTCTTCATCCACATCGTTGGTGGTGTGGAGATGATGCTGCTCATAGCCATGGCCTTTGACAGATATGTTGCAATATGTAAGCCTCTCCATTATCTGACCATCATGAACCCTAGAATGTGCATCTCCTTATTAGTGGCTGCCTGGATAATAGGCTTTCTCCACTCCATGGTTCAGCTGCCTTTTGTAGTAAACTTACCCTTCTGTGGCCCAAATGTGTTGGACAGCTTTTACTGTGACCTTCCTCGGTTGATCAAACTTGCCTGTGTAGACACATACCAACTAGAGTTCATGGTCATGGCCAACAGTGGATTCATCTCTATTGGCTCCATCTTCATTCTGATAATTTCCTACATTGTCATCATTCTCACTGTTCAGAAACACTCTTCAGGTAGTTCATCTAAGGCTCTGCCCACACTTTCAGCTCACATCACTGCAGTAGCTCTGTTCTTTGGTCCTTTGATTTTTATCTATACATGGCCATTTCCTTCCACACACCTGGATAAGTTTTTGGCCATCTTTTATGCAGTTCTCACTCCTTTCCTGAATCCAGTCATTTATACATTCAGGAATCAAGAAATGAAAGTGGCAATGAGGAGAGTATGCAGACAGCTGGTGAGTTATAGAAAGATCTCAGTAGTGATGCCTGTATTGTAA